The Tripterygium wilfordii isolate XIE 37 chromosome 21, ASM1340144v1, whole genome shotgun sequence genome segment CTCAATAAATGGATCGAAACAGATCAACCTTCACCATTTTGAGCCACCTTCTTTATCTACCTGAAGCAGAGGGTGCACCAGAGATATGTCACCCTCAAAAGCTCAGCATTGGCATCCGAATCGTCTCTCTTGGACCCGTCATCCTTTTAGCATCATTTTCACTCTGAAACATGTGAAATCCAACATCCCCACCATCCCCTCTGATAAACTGAACACATTGGAACAGTTGTTTCTTGCTTGACCAGTCTGAAATCTGAATCGTTGCCAATCCGGACACCAAAAAGATGCCCCGGACGTGACCTTTTCCAGGGATCAGTTCATATAGAGCTGCTGCAGCTCTATACATGGACTTGATGAACTTAGGAGCAATGCCATCAACCTTCATTACGCATGTCCCAGATCCAGGACCAAGTCCAGGACCACACCCAAATTGCTCATGGAATCTACCAAACAGATTCTTCAAATGCACATCCATGATGGCATTTATTTAGCCTGTTTGGTGGGGCGTTGAGCAACAGCTCTACAAAAGACATAATTCAAAAGATACTAAAGAATTTCACCTCAACAGCTCTGCAATCTTAGCAACATCATCCCTTAATCAAAAATTGCAAAAGCAACATTCACAAGCAAAGAACTTGAAGGTTAAAACTCATATTCAAGAAGGTGGGTTCATCCCATTTTGGTGAATGTGATCAATACCGATTGAAATTCAATCAGAATAAACTTTAAAATTACAGAGGCCGGATCATATCAAACATActggaaaatgaaaaagaagatcAAAAGACGCTTATGCACTTGAGGAAAGGAAGAGTGTTCTCTACCTGCTCTTGGGTATTGACTCAAAGTCTCAGAATCCAGACCCCCGAAGAGTAGAGTGATGCAGACTGAATGACAAAAGGGAAAATTACAATTAACTAAATGGAAAAGTTTTCAACTTTTCATTGACAGCGCATTATTGTAAGGGTGACGACGATCAACGGCCAGAGAAGAAGATGGGTCCACAAAGTTATATGTGGGTGCTTGTAGAAGCATAACCCCACTCGGCAACCTATTCAACATCTGCCACGTCTCACACTACGTGTCCCATAAAGTTTCAAATCTTTAATCAAATCCCTCGTGGTTCGCCGCAATCTCTCATTCTCTCCATCTCAGATTCTCTGtggattagggttttctttttccctctttACGTCGTCCTCATGATGCAGCAGCCGGGAGCCGGTGTGGTACCACCACCGATGGGCCAACAATACCAGCAGCAAGCGCCGCCCCCTGCCTCCTACATGATGATGATGCCACCGCAGACTCAACCCCCACCCATGTGGGCCTCTCAGCTTCCGCTTCCTGCGGCCGTGCCTCCTCAACAGCAACTGCAACAGACGCAACAGTTCCAGCAACCACAACAGCAACAGGGTCAACCCACCAGCGCTGATGAGGTTCGCACGCTATGGATCGGGGACTTGCAGTATTATATGGACGAGGCCTTTCTTCTCAACTGTTTTTCTCATACCGGAGAGGTGGTCTAGATATGCTTACACATTTGTCTGCTGATTTATCATGctattgattgaataaaatcttatttttctttttttcatgtttgAAACTTTTAATACGTTTTCAAAGAGGGAATCTTTTCTTTCGTGCGAATTGGTAGTGTTTTGgattctgttttggttttttattaGTCTTTCCTGTTTTATAGTGACTTTGTCTAGGATTTTTCTCGTTCTCTTGGTGCTTTTGTTGTTAGTTCGTTTTCACGTTCTATTGCGTGTATTTTGTTCCTTTTCACGTTCAATTTTGCTTATAGATTGTTTGCAGTTTGTGTGAAGCTGCTGATATAATGGGAATGGAGAATAAAGGATGGTGTACTGAAGTTAATTGATTAGGATGAAGAACTATAGGCAAAGGATTCATCTTGATTACAAATGTTAGATGCGCATATTTGATCTGATTTCTATCGTGCTTGTGATGTTTGAATAGAGTAATAGACTCAATTTCATACTTTTGCACAATAGATAATACAAACTCTTTGAATCTAAAAATGTAGCATGATTGTTTATACTGTGAAAGCATGAATCCAGCTCAAACCATGATGCCTTTTGACTTGGAATTAGCATAGTACACAATTTGAAGTGCTACACTTGTATCATGCTTCATCTTCCATTAATCGAGTAATTCAATTTTTACATCAGCTCTGCTTTATAAATTAGCAGTCTTGTTTTTTAGTGTTTTCTCTTAGTGAAATTCGACACACCTGCAGGTTTCTTCTGTGAAAGTCATCCGTAATAAGCAGACTGGTCAAATTGAGGGTTATGGATTCATAGAGTTTGTCAATCATGCTGCTGCAGAGAGAATATTGCAGACATATAATGGTGTCCCCATGCCAAGCGGTGAGCAGACTTTTAGGCTGAACTGGGCAACTTTCGGTGGAGGTGAGAGGCGGTCTGATAATACCCCTGATCACACTATATTCGTGGGTGACTTGGCTACTGATGTTACGGATTACATGTTACAAGAGACATTCAGGGGCCGCTATTCCTCCGTTAAGGGTGCAAAGGTTGTGATCGATAGGCTTACCGGACGGACTAAGGGTTATGGATTTGTACGATTTGGAGATGAAAGTGAACAGCAACGTGCAATGACTGAAATGAATGGGGCTTTCTGCTCAACAAGGCCTATGAGAATTGGACCGGCCACAAACAAGAACACTATGGGTGCTCAGCAGTACCCTAAAGGTATCTTTGACCATAATTGTTCATTGCACATATGACGTATGAGATATTACAATTGCTTGATTTGGGTGCCAATTCTGTATGTTTGGTATTACTAcaatttgatttggattgttgattAGAGCTTGCCACTGTTTAAAGGCTATGATCTCTCTTAGTATTACTTTTGATGTTAATATTCTCAATACTATTCTTAAATTGATGAATCATTTATTTCCTGTTGTATGTTTTAATACTTACCATCATCCTTAAGTTTGCTTCCTGTCAGTTACATTCTTGAAGCCAATCAGAAGTTTTCAAAGTCATTTCCTTCCTGTACTTTCCTTAAAATTTGGGCAATAAATGCTATCGAATTTTAGAAGTTCCAAAAACTTATAAAACTCATGTTGTCTCAAAGCAGGGCGTCAAGAGGCTCTATCATCTTGGGGCCTGGAATTGAGTTCAGCTGAAAGGGTTACCCTTTAGTTCGTGGCCTCACTTAGGTCAGTGTTTTCAGATTGTGTGTTGTCCTTTATCAGAGATTTGTGTGGCATTCGTTATGCTACATTATTTAAGTACCTTTCGGTTGTTCTATGGGATAGCTGTCCGCCTagtagctcttttttttttttttacttttgtagtTTTATTGGATCTCAAAGATACA includes the following:
- the LOC119989002 gene encoding polyadenylate-binding protein RBP45-like isoform X1 yields the protein MMQQPGAGVVPPPMGQQYQQQAPPPASYMMMMPPQTQPPPMWASQLPLPAAVPPQQQLQQTQQFQQPQQQQGQPTSADEVRTLWIGDLQYYMDEAFLLNCFSHTGEVSSVKVIRNKQTGQIEGYGFIEFVNHAAAERILQTYNGVPMPSGEQTFRLNWATFGGGERRSDNTPDHTIFVGDLATDVTDYMLQETFRGRYSSVKGAKVVIDRLTGRTKGYGFVRFGDESEQQRAMTEMNGAFCSTRPMRIGPATNKNTMGAQQYPKGSYQNSQGTQNENDPNNTTIFVGGVDSNVTEDHLRQLFSPYGELVHVKIPPGKRCAFVQFADRSCAEEALRVVNGTQLGGTSIRLSWGRSPANKQSQQDPNQWGGSGYYGYAQQGYENYGYAASAAPPDPNMYYGGYPGYGNYQQPQQNQQQQVGYS
- the LOC119989002 gene encoding polyadenylate-binding protein RBP45-like isoform X2; protein product: MMQQPGAGVVPPPMGQQYQQQAPPPASYMMMMPPQTQPPPMWASQLPLPAAVPPQQQLQQTQQFQQPQQQQGQPTSADEVRTLWIGDLQYYMDEAFLLNCFSHTGEVSSVKVIRNKQTGQIEGYGFIEFVNHAAAERILQTYNGVPMPSGEQTFRLNWATFGGGERRSDNTPDHTIFVGDLATDVTDYMLQETFRGRYSSVKGAKVVIDRLTGRTKGYGFVRFGDESEQQRAMTEMNGAFCSTRPMRIGPATNKNTMGAQQYPKGSYQNSQGTQNENDPNNTTIFVGGVDSNVTEDHLRQLFSPYGELVHVKIPPGKRCAFVQFADR